The window CAACTGGGCGCTTCGTGAAAACAGTTTTCCAATAGACGCCGCGAACACCCCTGAACAGACCTTGGGAGTTGATGCTTAATGGATATTCGTAAAGTCAAGAAACTGATCGAACTGCTGGAAGAGTCCGGTATCGACGAACTGGAGATCCGCGAGGGCGAAGAGTCCGTGCGCATCAGCCGCCACGGCAAACAAAGCTACGCGGCCCAGCCGGTGTACGCCGCCCCGGCCCCGCTCGCCGCCCCGGTTGCCGCCGCTCCAGCCGCCGAAGCCGCTGCGCCGGCTGCCGCCAAGCTGAACGGCCACGTGGTGCGTTCGCCGATGGTCGGCACCTTCTACCGCGCCGCCTCGCCGACCTCGGCCAACTTCGTCGAAGTCGGTCAGAGCGTGAAGAAAGGCGAGATCCTGTGCATCGTTGAAGCGATGAAGATGATGAACCACATCGAGGCGGAAGCCAGCGGCGTGATCGAATCCATCCTGGTTGATAACGGCCAGCCGGTGGAATACGACCAGCCGATGTTCACCATCGTTTGATGCGCGGGGAGCCTGCGATGCTGGAAAAAGTACTGATCGCCAACCGCGGCGAGATCGCCCTGCGCATCCTGCGCGCCTGCAAGGAGCTGGGCATCAAGACCGTGGCGGTGTACTCCACGGCCGACCGCGACCTGATGCACCTGGGCCTGGCCGACGAGACGGTGTGCATCGGCCCGGCGCCGGGTGCGCAGTCCTACCTGCACATTCCGGCGATCATCGCCGCCGCCGAAGTCACCGGCGCCACGGCGATCCACCCGGGCTACGGTTTCCTCGCCGAGAACGCCGACTTCGCCGAGCAAGTGGAGAAATCCGGCTTCGCCTTCATCGGCCCGAAAGCCGAGACCATTCGCCTGATGGGCGACAAGGTGTCCGCCAAGGACGCCATGAAACGGGCCGGCGTGCCGACCGTACCGGGCTCCGACGGGCCGCTGCCGGAAGACGAAGAAACCGCGCTGGCGATTGGCCGTGAAGTCGGTTATCCGGTGATCATCAAGGCTGCCGGTGGTGGTGGTGGTCGCGGCATGCGCGTGGTGTACGACGCGGAAGAGCTGATCAAGTCGGCCAAGCTGACCCGCACCGAAGCCGGCGCGGCGTTCGGCAACCCGATGGTCTACCTGGAAAAGTTCCTCACCAACCCACGTCACGTGGAAGTGCAGGTACTGTCCGACGGCCAGGGCAACGCCATCCACCTCGGTGATCGCGACTGCTCGCTGCAACGCCGCCACCAGAAGGTCCTGGAAGAAGCGCCAGCACCCGGCATCGACGAAGGCGCCCGCCAGGAAGTCTTCGCCCGCTGCGTCAAGGCCTGCATCGACATCGGTTACCGTGGCGCCGG is drawn from Pseudomonas cavernae and contains these coding sequences:
- the accB gene encoding acetyl-CoA carboxylase biotin carboxyl carrier protein, with the translated sequence MDIRKVKKLIELLEESGIDELEIREGEESVRISRHGKQSYAAQPVYAAPAPLAAPVAAAPAAEAAAPAAAKLNGHVVRSPMVGTFYRAASPTSANFVEVGQSVKKGEILCIVEAMKMMNHIEAEASGVIESILVDNGQPVEYDQPMFTIV
- the accC gene encoding acetyl-CoA carboxylase biotin carboxylase subunit, coding for MLEKVLIANRGEIALRILRACKELGIKTVAVYSTADRDLMHLGLADETVCIGPAPGAQSYLHIPAIIAAAEVTGATAIHPGYGFLAENADFAEQVEKSGFAFIGPKAETIRLMGDKVSAKDAMKRAGVPTVPGSDGPLPEDEETALAIGREVGYPVIIKAAGGGGGRGMRVVYDAEELIKSAKLTRTEAGAAFGNPMVYLEKFLTNPRHVEVQVLSDGQGNAIHLGDRDCSLQRRHQKVLEEAPAPGIDEGARQEVFARCVKACIDIGYRGAGTFEFLYENGRFYFIEMNTRVQVEHPVSEMVTGIDIVKEMLSIAAGNKLSIKQEDVVIRGHALECRINAEDPSTFMPSPGKVKHFHAPGGNGVRVDSHLYSGYSVPPNYDSLIGKLITYGATREEAMARMRNALDEIVVDGIKTNIPLHRDLTRDKGFCQGGVNIHYLEKKLGMDKH